TTtacctcttcttcttcctcacTTTCGCTCCTCCCTTCCCTCTTCTCATCTTCctcattttccttcttcttttcttccccGTCCTCTCCTATCGTTGCCCTTTTAATTTGTGCCTCCTCCTCTCCTTGAATTCCTTTACCAccctcctcctcttcccttCTCACTCTCTTGGTCACCTCCTTATCTTCTATTCTGAAGTCCTCTTCCACGCTTTCGTCCACAGTCATTTTTTCCgcttcctttattttttcccCTTTCTCTTCCTCCGCTTCGCTTCTTCTTTTGTCCTTCTTCCCCCTTTCTCTTTCTGATCTTTCTCCATTTATCACTTCTTTTACCTCTCCTATCACTTCCCTTATCTTTTTTAGTTCCCTTAGCACTTCTTTTCCCCATTCGTTATCCATTTTTATTCCTTCTcgctttctttccttctttcacacacttttcctcttttccttGCACTTCGTCCTTTCTTTTCCTATTCGTTAGCTTTAATGGCCTCCTACCTCAGCCACGCTTCCTTTGCACGTGTTTGTCCAGGCCTACCAACTTACTTATCGCGTTTGCAAGTCTACCACCTGTTGCGTATTTCTCATCCCTTCCTCTTCTCTGATCCTCCTGCCGGTATTGTAGGTCTCCTACTTTCCTCCTTTGTTGCCTACCATCCGCACCCTTCTCTTGTTACTTTCTTACACTTTCTTCGTTCCCCGTTCTTTTCTCTCCTGTCTCCTTTAcatctcttttctttctcggTTTTCTCCCCTTCTCCTCTCTCCCTTTTCACCTTTTCTCCTGTGTACTATTATCTTCTGTTCTCCTCTCTCTGCCACCTGTCTTTCCTCCTCCCTCGGTTCCGTCCTGTAGTCTTCCACCTCCTTCATCCACTCTTCAccctctcctcctcctcccaaAATCTCTTTCACCCTCTCCTGCCATCCCTCCTCCCTGTCTTTTCCTATGGCACATCTCTCCCATATGTGTTCCCATGTTTCCTCCTCCCATCCGCAGACTCTGCATTTCCTTAGCTCTTCTTTTTCCCAGTATTTTACCCCGTTCACTTTGTTCCCTAGCCTGAACCTGGCCACTCTTCTCCATCTTTCCTCCTTCCATCCTTTTTCCAGGTACGCCGGCACCCCTGGctcctttattattttataccatttattatatttggaTTCCCTTATCTTTTCCCATCTCTCTTCTTCCTGCATTTGTACATCCTTCTCTTCTATTTCTTCGTATCCCATTTCTCCGCTGCACCTCTTATCTTCTAACTCCTCCCATTcccatcccctttctttgaagaacttttctctttcctcttcccaTTTATTTCTCTCCCTGCTCCTGCCTTCGTCTCTCACCACTTGTTCCCAACAGCTCCTGGCTAGCTCTCCTCCTCTACCTTCCCAGAGTTTTCTCTCATATTCCCATGTTCTTTTTCCTGCTCTCGTCCTCATTTTCCACCTTTGTAATTCCTCTCTTACCAGATACCCCGGCGTGCGCCAGTCCAACCCGAGCGTCCATTTCAGGAAACTCTCATGGAGTCCCTCTATCTCCTTCCACTCCTTCCAACCCCATACCTCTGCTCCGTATGCTATTACCGTCCACACTAGCTTATCCCATAGCCATGTCCTTCTCTTCCAGTCTTTGCCGAATCTTCTTTTCCCTATCCCCCAGACCTGCCTCATCACCATTCCTGCCTTCCCAATCCTTCACCTGTAATTCACTTCCTCCATTCCTTCTGAACACAAAACCTAGATATTTAAATTGGTCTACCTCTTCTATCTTCTTACCCTTCCACCACCAGCTCGTTCTTTTCCATCTTCCTGCTCCTTTCCTGAATCTCATAATTTTTGATTTGTTCTGATTCAGTTCCAGTCTTTTCTCGTCCAGGTATCTTTCTAATCTCTCTAGCAGCGCTCTCATATCATCTTCCTCTTCTGCCAGCACCACCACATCGTCCGCATAAGCCAGTGTGTATATTTTCCTCCCTCCCATCTTTattcctcctcctccacccTTGCTCATCTTCTCTTCCATATCTGCTGTCAGTATGTTATACAGCAGTGGACTTAATGGGCATCCCTGTCTTACTCCTCTCGCTGTCCAGAATGGCTCTGAAATCCCGTCCCCTGTCCTCACCCTGCTTCTCGTCTCTCTCAGTATTTCTTTTACCCTTTTCCATAACCCTTCTCTCACTCCTCTATTTCTCATCGCTTCCATCACCACTCCCCTATCTACTGAGTCAAATGCTGCCCTCAGTTCTATGAAAAAGGCTACCATTTATCCCCTCTCCCTCTTTATCTGCTTGTTCACCAGATAATTTAACACGTATATATTGTCCGTCGTTCCCATCCCTCTCCTGAATCCTGTCTGATTTGCCGGTATCATTCCCTTTTCCACCACCTCCTCCCTTAGCCTTTCCGTCAGGACCGTCGCGTATACCTTATACAGCGTGGGCATTAGTGTCACCCCTCTGTAATCCGTTGCCCTTGTCCCAtccccttttttctttattggTGCTATTATCCCTTCCTTCCAACCGTCCGGCCATCCCTCTCCTCTCCATATTCTGTTACATATCTCCCAGGCCCAATCTAGCACCTCTTCGCCTCCGTATTTCCATACCTCATTAGGTATTCCATCCCCTCCTGTCGCTTTCCCGTCCTTCATCTTCGCTATCGCTTTCCTTATCTCCTCTTTACTTATGTCCGCTTCCTCATCTCCTTCCATGTCCCTTTCTCCCCCCATCACTACTTTCTCCTCTGATCCGCCCAGCAGATTGACGAAGTGTTTTCTCCACTCCTCCTCTTTTATGCCCGTTTTCGCCCTCCCTCTACTTTTCCTCTCCCTATTTATTATTCTCCACACGTCTCCTTCTGTTTTTGCCCCCCTCGCTTCTTTTTCGAATGCCTTCTTTACCTTTTCCTTCTTTGCTTCACACACTCTATTGTACTCCCTTTTGGCCTCCCTGTATTTCTCCCCCCCTATCCTTCCTTTTCTCCAGTCTCTTAGCGCCTTCCTcacttcttttttcctcctcATGCTCTCTTCGTCCCACCATCCTTTCCTCACCTGCGTTTTATTgttctcctttcctctttcCAGTCCCTTTCTGAACTCTACCATCATTGACTCCATATCCTCTTCCAGGTTTCCCCTCCTTCTCTCCTTCCAGTTGATTTCCTTTTTGAAGTTTTCTCTTCCTTGCTGTGACCAGTTTCCTCTCGCCACtggtttctttctttccttttcttcttccttccccACCCCCCAACCTTCCATTTTCAGTATGATTGGGTGGTGGTCCGAGTCAATCTTGTCCCCTATCCCCATTCTTTTCATCCTCTCCTTACCCTGCTCTTCCGCTATCACGTAGTCTATCACTGTATTCCCCCTTGCTCCCGTATACGTGAATTCCCCTTCTTCGTCTCTCCTGATGTTCCCGTTCATTATCTCCCAGCCTGTCTCCCTCAACGCCTCCAGCAGCACTCTTCCCTCCGCATTTCGTTTTTTGTCTTTTGATTTTCTTCccccctcttcttcttctccccaTATCTCCTTTCCTCCCCCTCCTTCCTCCCCTGTTCTCGCGTTGAAGTCCCTTCCTATTATTGTTgttctttcctcttctatgTCTTCCATTCTTGCCCTGATCTCCTTCATTTTCTCCTCAATATCCGTGTTCACGTATACCCCTATTATTCTCCACTTTTCTTCCCCTCTCCTGAATTCCGCTGTCATTATTCCCCTCTTCTCCTCTTCATTTATtatccttccttccttctccATCAGGTTCTCTCTCACCCCCATTAGCATTCCTCCCATTGcccttccttttttatttttcctttctgcCAGCTGAGCTTCCCATCTATACCCTTTTGGCAGTCCTCCTTCTATCTTCTCCCACCCTTTCCGCTCCAGCCATGTCTCCATTAGTACTATTCCAAAAGTCCTCATCCTTGTTTCTAATTCCCGCACAATTCCAAAATCCTATTTCCcactcttctttttctccacCACCCCTTACGTCCTTTCCCTCCTCGCACTTCTGCTTTCCTCTCCCTTCCCTTGCCCTCTTCCTTTCCTTCTCCCTCCTCTCGTTcactatttctttttcctccccCTCTTCCGTTCTACCCCCCTCACTCTCTACTTCCCTATCTCTTTTACCTTCCCGCCCCTCCTCTTTGTTCCTCACTTCTCTTCCCCCCTGCCGCATGTTTCCCCCTTATTTTCCGTCCATTCTCTTCCTTCTCTGTCCTTCAATGTCTCTCTCTCTTCATCCCACCTCCACCATTTTCCTTCTATTCCTAACCTTCCGTATTCCACCCATACgtctcttcctttttccttttcctcctTTGCTATCCTTCTTATCTTCCATTGAATCCTCCTCTCTTTCCATGTCAGATCTTCCTCTATTCTTTCCTCCTTCCCCCTCAGTGCCTTTTTCTTCGTCATCACTTCTCTCTTGCATTCCATAGACTTCAATTTTACTTGCACCATATTCGCCTCACTTCCCCCATCCATCCGCCTTACTGCCTTCACCTCCTCTACCGCGTCTTGTAcccccattattttcattatctcCTCTGTCTTCTCTTTCATCTCTTCTCTTTTCGTTTTCATCCCTCTGATTATTATgttcttccttttctcttccttttccttcctttcccaCTTGCTCTCCAGCTCCCTCAGcttttcctttattatttCCTTCCCCTCCCCTGtctttcctttctctcttgtTCCCTGTTCTAATCTTTGTATTTTCTCTTCTATTGTTCTCCATTTGttcttttctccttctcctctTTCTAACTCCTccacttttttctttaacatttCCAACTTCTCCTCCATCTCTCTCTTCTGCCTTCTCCAGTTGTCCTctcttttccttatttcctCTTTCAAATTCCCTATTTCTTTctctatttccttttttactcCCGCCATCTCCTCTCTCATCTCCTTCCCCTGTGTCCTTGCGTTGGCCTCTATTTTCTCGCTTAGTCCTTCTCCTATCTCTCTTATCAGCCTTTTCAGCTCTCCGattcctccttcctcttctgttctctcccttttcttttccgGGGACCTCTCCACCAGCTTGCTCTCCCTGAACATCCACCCCGTTTTCTGGGCTCTGTGGTCTCCCCCGTCTTCCCCCTTTCCTTCCTCTTCCGTTACCATTtccctcttccttttccatatTTCCTCTATACTCTCCATGTTTCCCGTACTTAagctcttttctcttttcagtGCCTCCACGTTCGTCGGCCTTCCTCTCTTCCCCGCTTTATCTACTCTTCCTGtatcttcttttccttcccctacttttttcttttcctttacttcttccgccctttccgCCATGGCTCCGTACTCTCGTCCGTCTAACTCTTCTTTACCAGCCGTGGCCTCTTCTACGCTGTCCTTTTCCCTCCTTCTCCTAGATGTCTCCTCCAGCTCTTCCCTTCGCGCGCTTTCGTCTTCTCTCACCTCCTAACCTCACAATTCGTGCCCCTCCTCACTTTCTGTTTTCCTCTTACTTTCGCTGTTTTCCGTTTGCTCTACTCTCTCACTTTTCCTACCCCTATCCAATTGCACTTTCTGCTACTCTTATACACACTCCCCCACTTATCTACACCTATTCACTGCTTTTTCGCTCCGTTTGTCTCGACACACGACCACTCCCGACCGTTACCACCACGGAACGCctagattaataaaataatattagtatttaataattaaataaataatttttttttaattgaatttatataaataggTATTAATATAGGTAAATATAAGTTAATAAAATGAGAACGTTAAGATtatctaataattaaatattgataatcttaaaaattgaatatagatattgtgaccctttcggggttcactctatattctcttcacacactagtttcgtataaacgttgggcgccagccactcgcggtggcactcaaaatttggacaaagggacagaatgggggtcgttacaggggatgggactcgtggcacttacgtccttacaatctcgcgggggagtacgcagggaggatttgtcgagggttagggaagatccCAGGGTGAGGAAGGTTCTCTGGAAGTTCGCacacgttacgcgtaggaggattTTGTGGACGGGAATAAcaggggctggacaaaagggttcgCAAAATATAACGacggataaccggcgcgatacgcggacacgaAAGTCGCAATCGAAGGTTGCCGTTGCCGAACTCACtcttttacaaattataatagtaGTAAGGGCTCACCAAAACGCTTCACACTCTCTCGCACTTCGCAAATCGCTACTCTCGATATTTGCCAAAAATATCTACTTTCGCTTAATTAGATAGCCTAAGGCTcaatgatttttggggaggggatgggactAGGAaggggggccttttctggcaacggaataggttggttatcgattgtcgatcggCCGGTGTTCGGGATCGATGGGGCCGGCTGATCTGCTGCGGTGGCGGGCGGACTGaagtcttcgggctcggcgacagatggctccgggtggacatttgtatcagctgctgggccgcttcgtccctttttccgaagtcccgcgttgcttttcctctcctggagggtgggaggtctgtcgccggcctcgtagctcctttttgcgggtgatccctgttgtctctttttcgtcgcctccatcggcccgacaccggcgggcggggaaaaggggtgaggtgttagaagggttaagggtcatttctaggtgggatttgaggtgggagaagcg
The sequence above is a segment of the Osmia bicornis bicornis unplaced genomic scaffold, iOsmBic2.1, whole genome shotgun sequence genome. Coding sequences within it:
- the LOC114881843 gene encoding eukaryotic translation initiation factor 3 subunit A-like, producing the protein MRTFGIVLMETWLERKGWEKIEGGLPKGYRWEAQLAERKNKKGRAMGGMLMGVRENLMEKEGRIINEEEKRGIMTAEFRRGEEKWRIIGVYVNTDIEEKMKEIRARMEDIEEERTTIIGRDFNARTGEEGGGGKEIWGEEEEGGRKSKDKKRNAEGRVLLEALRETGWEIMNGNIRRDEEGEFTYTGARGNTVIDYVIAEEQGKERMKRMGIGDKIDSDHHPIILKMEGWGVGKEEEKERKKPVARGNWSQQGRENFKKEINWKERRRGNLEEDMESMMVEFRKGLERGKENNKTQVRKGWWDEESMRRKKEVRKALRDWRKGRIGGEKYREAKREYNRVCEAKKEKVKKAFEKEARGAKTEGDVWRIINRERKSRGRAKTGIKEEEWRKHFVNLLGGSEEKVVMGGERDMEGDEEADISKEEIRKAIAKMKDGKATGGDGIPNEVWKYGGEEVLDWAWEICNRIWRGEGWPDGWKEGIIAPIKKKGDGTRATDYRGVTLMPTLYKVYATVLTERLREEVVEKGMIPANQTGFRRGMGTTDNIYVLNYLVNKQIKRERG